The nucleotide sequence TCCTGTAAAAGGACCTCGTCTTGAGCAGTTCTGTGTTGCAGTAGGTACTGGGCAGATGAGTCCAATGGAAGCTGCTGTCAACTATGACAAGGACGTTGCCAATCAGGCAAAGCAGTTGGGTCTTGCAGGCTGGTAAGATTCTTTGATTGCAGCAACCATCCCTTGCATGCAGGGGATGGTTGTTCTCATCTTGGAGGAGCTCATGAAAAAGGATACTATTCAGCGGGGAATGTTAAAGACCTATCCTAATTGGTTTTATCTGCCTGCTGTAACAGCATTTACAATTTTCTTCATTATTCCAACCATCTCTGCATTCTACTTCAGCTTGACTCGGTGGACGATTTTTGATTCGACCTTTATCGGATTCGAAAACTATATTTCGTTCTTGTCAGACCCCATGCTCTCAATCGGTCTGAAGAATACCTTCATCTACGCTTTTCTTACCAGTGGACTGAAAACTGTCCTTGCTCTCCCCCTTGCAGTCATGCTTACCTCAGGTATCAGATTCAAGGGCTTTTATCGAAGCGTGGTCTTTTTCCCCGTATTGGTAAGTACCATTGCGGTAGGAATTACCTTCTCAATTCTTATGCAACCTAACATAGGTTTGATCAATGTAGTGCTTGGATCGATGGGATTGCCCCAACCTGACTGGCTTGGAAGTCCTAAGTTGGCACTCTACTCTGTTATTTTTGTTGATGTTTGGAAAGGAATTGGCATTGCAACCGTAATTTATATGGCTGGTATCATCTCAATTCCCCAGGATTATTTTGATGCC is from uncultured Sphaerochaeta sp. and encodes:
- a CDS encoding sugar ABC transporter permease, giving the protein MKKDTIQRGMLKTYPNWFYLPAVTAFTIFFIIPTISAFYFSLTRWTIFDSTFIGFENYISFLSDPMLSIGLKNTFIYAFLTSGLKTVLALPLAVMLTSGIRFKGFYRSVVFFPVLVSTIAVGITFSILMQPNIGLINVVLGSMGLPQPDWLGSPKLALYSVIFVDVWKGIGIATVIYMAGIISIPQDYFDAMKLEGGFWIKFRHVIIPLVRNSTFTVILLSFIGGLRSFDLIWAMTGGGPGFASDVLTSVIYKQYQAGFYGLSTAGNVILFIMVTILIFPLRRFFNSREIEL